The sequence GCTGCGCACGATCTGGCTCTCGCTCGATCCCTATATGCGCGGCCGCATGAGCGATGGCCCGTCCTATGCCGCACCGGTGCCGATCGGCGGCGTGATGGAGGGCGAGGGGGTCAGCGAGGTCGCGGCCTCCAACAACCCTGATTTCGCAGTCGGCGACATCGTGCGCATCCGGTCCGGCTGGCAGACGCACGCCATCTCCAACGGAAAGGGCCTGATCAAGGTCGATCCGAAGCTCGGTCCGGTCTCGACCTCCATTGGTGTGCTCGGCATGCCCGGCATGACGGCGTATACGGGCCTGCTCGACATCGGCAAGCCGCAAGAAGGCGAGACCGTCGTCGTCGCCGGTGCCTCCGGCGCGGTCGGCTCAGCCGTCGGCCAAATCGCCAAGATCAAAGGGGCGCGCGCGGTCGGCATCGCCGGCGGCAAGGACAAGTGCGACTACGTCGTGAAGGAACTCGGCTTCGATGCCTGCATCGATCACCGCGATCCTGATCTGGCGGCGAAGCTGAAGGATGCCTGCCCCAAGGGCATCGACGTCTATTTCGAGAATGTCGGCGGCGCCGTATTCGAGGCGGTGTTCCCCCTGCTCAATCCGTTCGCCCGCGTGCCGGTCTGCGGCCTGATCGCCCATTACAACGACACCGAGGCCAAGCCGCCGAAATGGGCCGCATCCATGATGCGGGCGACCCTGACCAAGCGGCTGACCTTCCGCGGCTTCATCGTCTCCGACTTCGCATCCCGCCATGGCGATTTTCTGCGCGACATGTCCGGCTGGGTCCGTGAGGGCAAGGTCAAGTACAAGGAGTTCGTCACCGAGGGCCTGGAGAGTGCACCCGGGGCCTTCATGGGCCTGTTGAAGGGCGCCAATTTCGGCAAGCAGCTGGTGCGGGTTGGGCCCGATAAGGCCTAGGACGACGGCATTGGGACTCCCGTGGCGCCTGAGCCACAGGCCGGGCGAGGATGGTTAACAAAGAGTCACCAAATGGTCACACCTGTCGGCAAAAGCCGCGGGTGTGACCGCCGGTTCATTGACGCCAACTCGAAGGCATTGAATCATCGCGCATATTTTAGGTGTAGCGATGTTAGAGCTCAGTGTTTTCTGCGTCATTCTGCTGGCCGCCGGCTATTGGGTGGCGATGTTCGTCATGGGCCGCCACGACGACGTCATCCACGGCAAGTTCGTTCACGACGAGGAGGTGGACGATTTTGCCCGACCTTCGATGCCGGCACCTCCGCCGCCGTTCCCGAAGCGGCCGGTCAAGGCTGCGCAGCCGGCCAGTCAGCCGCCTGCCGATAATCTTGCGGCAAAGCCGGTGAACAGCGCGGCGCTGCAATCCCTGCTGGCCGCGATCCAGCAGGATCTCAAGAGCGTCGCGTAGGGATACAGCGTTTTCGAGCGGAGTGGGCACCGGTTCGCGTGAAGAAAACGCGTCAAACAAGAATCTAGAGCTACGGTTCTGATTTAATCAGAACCGATAATGCTCTAGTGCTCGCCGCCCATCTGGGCGAGCAGCTCTTCGATGTCGACATCGCGCTGGCCCGCTGCTCTCGCGTGACGGACTTCGAGACTGTCGGGCCGGAAGCGATACTCAACCAAGCCGACTTCCTTGATTGCGATCCGGTCCTGTCGCTGATCGTTGATGACGAAGCCCGCTGATGGCGCCCAGACGTGCCGCGTGTGGCGGAAGGTGAAGTCGCGCCGCTGGTGCACGTGCCCACTGGCGATGAGGCGCAGGTCGACATGCGCGAAGATCTCGATCAGCCGCGCGCGCGTCGGCTGCGGCACGTAACGGATCGAGGTCTCCGGCGCTTCAGGGTCGTCGGGGAGGTTGAGGAATACCGGCTTGTGCAGAAACAGCGCAACCGGCATGCCGTTCACGCGCGAGATTTCCGAGGCGAGCCAGTCGAACTGCTCAGCCTCGAAGGCGAGCCCTGAATTCATCACCAGCGAATTGAGGCCGATGAAGTACCAGCCGGCGGCCTCGAACGACCAATGGTCCTCGCCGATGATCTCGCAGAATTGCCGGCGGTGCGCCTCACTCACCGGCGGCTTCGGCGCCGGCCCGATCGCGGTCGGATTGTCGCCGATGTCGTGATTGCCGGGCAGGTAGCGGCAGGCGACCGGCAGGGCGTCATGCAGGCTTTTGGCGAATGCGACGTCGTCGCGGCTGGTCGGCCCGTCGAAGGAGACGTCGCCGGTATTAATGACGAGGTCGGGCCTGTCGGCATCGATGTGCTCGCAGACACGATGGAAGTTTTCGATCAGGCCGGGGAAGCGCTGGCCGAGATGGGTGTCGGAGATCTGTGTGAGACGAAATTCGAACATGGCCGATCATAGGCCCGGCCGAACGTCGGAACGATGACGCTGCGCGCATCGTTCGCAGCGAACAAAGTTTAAAGCACGCGGTAGCGGATCGTGTAGCCGTCCTGCGGCGCGATCGGCCCGGCCAGTGGCGAGGCTATGCGGTCGGCGAG comes from Bradyrhizobium sp. CCGE-LA001 and encodes:
- a CDS encoding metallophosphoesterase family protein gives rise to the protein MFEFRLTQISDTHLGQRFPGLIENFHRVCEHIDADRPDLVINTGDVSFDGPTSRDDVAFAKSLHDALPVACRYLPGNHDIGDNPTAIGPAPKPPVSEAHRRQFCEIIGEDHWSFEAAGWYFIGLNSLVMNSGLAFEAEQFDWLASEISRVNGMPVALFLHKPVFLNLPDDPEAPETSIRYVPQPTRARLIEIFAHVDLRLIASGHVHQRRDFTFRHTRHVWAPSAGFVINDQRQDRIAIKEVGLVEYRFRPDSLEVRHARAAGQRDVDIEELLAQMGGEH
- a CDS encoding NADP-dependent oxidoreductase, producing MSQAKRIVLAARPVGEPKPSDFRLEEFAVPTPGAGEVLLRTIWLSLDPYMRGRMSDGPSYAAPVPIGGVMEGEGVSEVAASNNPDFAVGDIVRIRSGWQTHAISNGKGLIKVDPKLGPVSTSIGVLGMPGMTAYTGLLDIGKPQEGETVVVAGASGAVGSAVGQIAKIKGARAVGIAGGKDKCDYVVKELGFDACIDHRDPDLAAKLKDACPKGIDVYFENVGGAVFEAVFPLLNPFARVPVCGLIAHYNDTEAKPPKWAASMMRATLTKRLTFRGFIVSDFASRHGDFLRDMSGWVREGKVKYKEFVTEGLESAPGAFMGLLKGANFGKQLVRVGPDKA